Within Fusarium fujikuroi IMI 58289 draft genome, chromosome FFUJ_chr08, the genomic segment CCCTGCTGCCAGCCTCGCGCTCCTACATTGACGCCATCATCGACGGTGCTGGCGGCGACATAGTCCGCCGCGGGGTCCGCCTCCTCAGGACTGGTGGTATCATCTCCTCGTATGGCATGACCGTGGCCCCTAAAATGGACTGGCTCATGCAGGCCGTGATGAAGAACATCGAGTTGCATGGCAGCACTATGGGTTCCCGCCAGGAGTTCCGTGAAATGGTCGAATTTGTCCGCCAGCACCGTATCAAGCCTGTGGTAAGTCGCACCGTGAAGGGTTTGGACAACCTCGACGCCATTGACGGCCTGTTTCAAGATGTCAGGGACGCCAAGCAGTTTGGTAAGCTGGTCATTGAGATATCTTCTCCTGGCAACggcgagatgatgagctctAAGCTTTGAATGAGTGAGGATTATCTAGGTTCAGGGTGCTTTTACATTTCTcaagttctatatatttatcaTATCAACTTCTCTTTTATGAAGTTGGATGTATCAGATCACTTTCTTCCTTATGACGGGAATAACACTTAGCGCActgtcaagatcttggtaACATTCGCCCGCACCTAAGTATCAACAACAGGTAATCAGCAGGCAACTGTAAAAGACTCCAAACCGTGAAAATAATACTGTAGGCCTTATAATGAACAAGAAAACAAGCTATAGGTGGTGAGTCTGACCAAGGGCAATCAATCATTACGCATGGTGTTACTCGAATACGGCCCCGAAAACAGCTTACCCCAACATGCTGAGAGGCTGATATTCATTTTCAGCTTCATTCAGTTATGAGTTGTTGGTGGAGACTAGGCTCTTTGGGCCTTTGATGTATCGTTGAACGCGGAGCGCTCTAAAACACCACGTTGCAGCCAATGTAACACAGCTTTGATCAATTCGTCAATATACATCTACTCCACTTTGAAATCCGCGAGGAAAGCCCAATGTAGTTTTCTCTTCCAGTCGTTTTCAGGCTTCTTCCATTCGTTGATCGTCTTCGGGTACAGGTCAATGACACCCTGTGCATCAGAATCGTGCGCAGTAAGCACAAGGACGTCATCACTCGCATCGAATTCGTCGAGCTTTCGCTGACTCTGCGTGGCCTCGCGAACTGTGTCTGAGTCATTCGGGTTGTTCAATTGGTAAAAGGGTTCcgtctttgactttttcGGATGGGCGTCCAGGAATGGCTGTCCTGGGCAAGGCATTCGGCGTGGGTATTTGGCACTATGCACGAGAGGGTTTGGATCGATGACATCAGGCAAAGGGACGAATGGGGACGGCCGGAATTCGCCGCCGTGGTGGCAGCAGTCGGCGGCCATGAGGACAaatgatgttggtgttgtgcGGGCGAGGCCCATCATGTGAGCGATGGTGTGCCCTGGGCAGTCGAGGAGATAGAATGAGCCGTCTCCAAAATAGTCGAATGCATCATATTGGCCAATCTTGAGACCAGCGGTCGTGAATTCGATTTCATGGACCTCACGGCCAGCATAATCGCTTTCCAGGATCCAGGCATCCTCGCGTGCAGGATAGCCCGGGAAGAACTCAGCTTTGAAACCCTGCCCAACCACAAGCGCGGTCTTAGCTGGGAATCGGGAAGGATCCCCAATGTGGTCGAAGTGATGATGCGACCAAATAATGTCTGTGATAGTGGAAACCTCGTCATCGCCCAAGATATCTGCCACGTTGCGCTCCGATGAGATTTCCATGGCCTTTGTAAAGGCGTACGTCTTCGGTGCCAAGTTCTCGGGGTCCTTGCGGATGCCTAGATCGAAGAGGACCTTTCTGCCGGTGGTCGGGTGTGTGATGAGGAAGCAGTAGCATGGACAGTTGAACTCGTCATGGCCGGAGATATGTGGTGTGACAACAAGGCTGGTCTTTGCCTTGATGGTAGATGTCGTGTCAATCACAGCTACGGAAACCATAGACTTGGAGCCTGGAATGTTGAGTCGTGGCTGAGGAAGGCTCattgtcttgacttggaagagtcttttttcttcctttgccTTTCCAGTGTTTAGTATATTGGGGAGCGGTCAATATCTAACGATCAATTGGTAGGCTTTGGACGAATATAAGTGAAGCGAATGACCCTCATAAAGCATAAGCATCGTTAAGAATTCATAAAACGCAACTGCCTCTTCCTTACAGCTTATACAACTTGTCGGCGCCGAGACTCGCACTAGACGGTGCCGAGGACTGGTTGATATTGAATCGACAAACCGCAGGCACGGCATACTATCTTAGCTGGACGTGACCAAATCCGGTAGAAGTCCGAAAGTTGTTATAAGGGGGGTCATCACCGCCTATCACCGTACaagaatcatcatcaaagaaatACTTAGCTTTCATACTGCACCATGTCTCTTCAAGCTTACAAACCCGGAATAATTGACTGCACCACGGAAGTTGATCTTTCCAGCATTCGTGGCAAGAGTGTAGTTATAACTGGAGGTAGTCCTACCATGTCATGATTGGTCGCTGTACTGCATCTAACGTTGATGGCCAGGTGCGAAAGGTATGGGCGAGGATGGAGTCCGGGCATTTGTCTCTGCTGGGTGAGAGACCCCGTCTCTGAGCTTCCCGTATACCATGCTGACTACGATTTAATCAGCGCTTATGTGACGTTCGGCGATACTGATGCCGAAAATGGAGAGAAACTCGAAAAGGAGCTCGGCTCGTAAGTCAACCCTCAAGTACAGTGCTTTCCCGCAAAGCGAATTTCGTCACcaaccttcttgccagcaATGCAAAGTTCATCACATGCGATGTAACCTCCTGGGAGGACCAGCTAGCCATGTTCCGTAGTGCTATAGCCAACTCGCCCAGGAAGTGTGTCGATATCGTGGTCGCCAATGCGGGTATCAGCGGTCCCGACCCAGCTTTCACCGTTGAAGGTAAGGGGGAAATTGAAGACACTGCAACATCCAACGACGCCTCCAATACTGACTTTCGTTCTTTTATGTAATACAGATTCCGAAGAGCCAACCAAGCCTGAGCTCAAGATCCTTGCCATCGATCTGATCGGTGTCATCTACACACTGAAGCTGGCACGCCACTATTTCTCCAAGAACCCTCTCAATGACGAGAGCCACGACAGATGCTTCATTGTAAACGCCAGTCTGGTTGGCTTCTTGGATGTGCCAGGCATTCTGCAGTATATGGCGTCGAAGTGGGGATGCCGAGCGCTCATGAGATGCGTGCGTCGAACCACAGTCGTTGACGGAGTCAGGATGAACTTGACAGGACCATGGTGAGTCGTGTTCACTTGACAACATGAACGATAGGTTTCCAAAATGTTGGCTAACCCATGCTTCCTTTCCTCCAGGTACGTTGGAACTACCATACTGAGCCCAACGGTTCAAGAGTACTGCAAGAGTAAGAACATTGTCTTTGCTGAATCAAGGGATGCTGCCGCGGCATGGCTCAAGATTGCCTCGGATTCATCGATCAATGGTAAGTGAACGATCCGGGAAAACGCCGCGACATTCCTGTTCCAAGACAAGGTATCCTTCCTATCTCGAAGCTAACCAACCACCTTTCTAGGACGGTCTTTTGCCATTGTCCCGCGTGATATGGCACCCAAAGGTTACTTTGACATTGGAAAGGATGATTATAGCGAAGGCGAGACCTTGGATGAGCTCCAAGATGTCTTGCTGCGCACGTCTCACAGGCTGCAAGTTAAGGCAGAGGACCAGTGATGGCTGTATTGACGGCTCACGTATGTGATTTGTAACGTCTTGCACAGTGTAACTATCCGTACGATAGCTTCCAATTGAGAACCAGGATCCATGAGCCATGATTCAAAAGGCGTTATGGGGAGAGACACATGCAAGGCAGGTAACATCTTGTAGCAAAGATTGCCGCTCAAAGTAGCTCAACCCAGGATGGGCGGTGACCCCTTCTTAAGATCTCACTTCTTGCGAAACGCATCTTCTACGCAGTACGAATCAATCAATGCGATTTGCCTCCACAAGGAGATTTTGCCATTTTTGGTGTACGTTCAAGCCTTGCGCAGTAGGTAGATACTTGTTCTTCGTAGCGGTCCTATCTCTTAACGATACAAAACTTGTCAACTACTCACGCGGGCTACCATATCACATGACCAAATTCCCGCCATTTTCAAACCCGAAACCATATAATACTGGATCGCCATTAGGAAGACTCCAAGTGCCGTGATAGATCTGCAGGGTAAAGGCGCACACGCGGTCAGAAAGAAATGCTCTCCGATGCCAGTCAGGCAGACAGGAATTGGgctctctctccctctcacCTGATTATTTTTCTTGAGTCTCAGCAAAAACGGAGTAACGGCAAGCTGGCCTTCCGGCCCGAAATACTCAATGTGCCAATCTCCCTCGAAACTAGGCGTGTGTTCTTTCGCGGCGCCATCATTATCATGGTCCGAACCCTTGCGAATAGCACGGCCTGTGCCGGTTTGGTTGGTGCTGACAGTCCGGCTCGATACCCATCTTGCGTCCATAATTACTCGGCCAGAGTTGTCGCTTCCAAGGGCGTAAGTCACTACCCCGTCGAGCACCAGCTCCTTCTCGATAACCGAGTGTGAAGTCATTGCCGAAGTACAAATGGCTGTTCTTATTATCTccccaaagaagaaaaaagtaGATGCCGAAGCCTTCCTTTAGTTCTAGGTGCATCTTAACATTCACCgactatttatttcttttcccCCCTGACTGTCCATTTAACTTTTCACACTAATCACTGGCTGGTCTCGCTGAGTCCTCGGTGCTGACCTGACCTAAAAAGAGGGCTGCCGACATTGCCGGGGCCGGCAGTTGACGAACCCCACATTCTCACCCCGCGTTTTCCCTCTTTGCTGTTGATCCCCTGATACCCTTCCCCTCATCGAACGGTAGAACAAAATGCTTCCTTTGAGGCTCAGGCAAAACAGTACAGTGATAACCAAATCAGACCCTTGCGGGTACGCCATCTTGGGACGGGTATGAACAAGGCCCTAGAAGAAATTTGCTGGCGGCGGCAGGAGATAAGGTCGAGTGGGATCCAAGATCTCCATGGATAGGGTCGCCGAGGAGGGCGGCTTTGCCAAGATCGGTGCCGACCGTCTAGGTATTCCTCGCGCCTTTCACTATGTCACATGCTACCTACCAACCAAGGCGAGTTTGGGTGGGCATAATATCAGGTAAACATAAATGGGAACTGAGACCTGAATTCGCGTAGCCAATTCCCTCTGTCTGGAAAGTCACGAACACGACACTTGGCCTTAGGGACCCTTTCTTACTACTAAGTAGCCTCAAACCTGCTAGCCTCGCAGAATTACTTGACGTATTAGAATAAGAAAAGTGCACAACGCCAGTCCTGCCATGCGACCTGTTCAGCCCCCCAAGGACTGCTCCATAGAGGAGTTCCTCCTCGAGGAAAAGTATGGGAGACACCCCATTCAGGCGTCACTCAATCCTTTCACTTGCGGCATTACATCAAAGACCCGGACGACAATCGAAGTCAAGCAGTTGGTGTCAGATCTCGCGCAAGGCCTTGGCGAGAACCTCGGATGGCATACAGCCCCGAATGATCAATTGGAGAGGGTGGTGTGTATTTTCTCAGGTAATTCGGTATATTCCCCCCATTCTCATTTCACTTCTGTAGAGAGGGGGGCAAGTAAATCTGACATATATCGAGATTGATACGGTGCCGCTTGCTTGGGCGATTCATCGTTTATCCGGAATCGCGACCCCAGCCAGTAGCCTTTCATCTGCGACAGAGTTGTCTTCGCAGCTTGCCTTATCAAAGGCGAAGGCCATCTTCACCTCCCCAGCTCTTCTCCAGACGGCACTCAAGGCTACTCGGGCCACAAAGATTCCCGACAGCCATGTATTTATCATCGAACCGACAGAAACGACGCCAAGGACCGCCCCCTCAGGCCCCTTCAAATCTGTTCAGGACTTAGTAAATCTGGGGAGGACTCTGCCCCTTGTGGTCCAGTCGAGATGGCAAGATTCCCGTCACGTCAAGGAGCAGCTAGCGTTCTTAGCCTTCTCCAGTGGGACATCTGGCTCACCTGTAAGTCAGATCCCATGGTCGAGCAACCTTGAAGTTCCATTGACAAAACATACGATTGCCAGAAAGGCGTCATGTTATCCCACAAGTGCGTGATAGCCAATATAATGCAATGCAGCAGGGCCAATCAAGTACCTGACAGCATTCCACGCCGGAAGTGCTTGTGTGTCCTCCCACAGAGTCACATCTACTCTCTGGTGGTCATCTGCCAGGCTGAAATATATGCGGGCTCAGAAGTCGTCACATTGCCCTCTTTCCAGCTCGGTGTTGTGTTATCTGCAGTCCAAAGACTTAAGCTCACGACCTTGTTTCTGGTATACCCTCCCACACAGTAACTCCTCGCCCTTGGTGTCTTTCACGTTTGACTAACCACATTCGATTCATAGGTTCCTACCATCATGGTGAACATACTTTCTAACGTGGACACAGTGGCCAAATATGACCTGAGTAGTTCAGTGGAGATTTTTATCGGTGCTGCTCCTCTCGGCCCAGAAATCCTCGTCAAGACGAGAAAGTTGTTCCCCTACTGGAAGATTCTCCAGGGCTATGGTAAACTCGCCTTTCCCTCATTTTGCCTTGACCTGTACATAACCTTGATACAAAAAGTGCTGATGGACTCTCGACCGTAGGGCTGACCGAAGCTGGGGCAGTGGTAAGCCTTACGCGCAGAGACGACATTTGGCTAGGCTCCTCGGGCGTACCATTGGACGAAATTGAATGCCGCTTGCTGTCCGAAGACGGCCAGGACCTCAAGGATCTGAGCCATCCTGGAGAGCTTGTTATCAGATCGCCGGCCCTTGCCAGTGGCTATTTCTGCAATGAGGAGGCTACCCAAGAGACATTCCAGAATGGGTGGCTACGCACTGGAGATCTCGCACTCCTCAAAAGAAGCCCCAAGGGGAATCTACATTTATTCATTGTAGATCGGATCAAGGACCTCATCAAAGTAAAGGTAGCATGGTCACCACTCGGCTTTCTTCTCATGGTTCTGGCACGACTGACTTTACTATTGCCCTAGGGGATGCAGGTATCGCCCACAGAGCTCGAAgcgcatcttcttctccaccCTGGAGTTGCAGAAGCAGCTGTCGTAGGCATCGACGACCCAGTTTCCGGTGAGATCCCCAAGGCTTTTATTGTGCCAGCGACAGGCGGACAGGCGCTGTCCAGCCAAGACCTGTCGTCCTCGATCAAGACGCACGTTGAGGAGCACAAGGCAAAGTACAAATGGTTACAAGGTGGCATTGAGTTTTTTCAGGCCTTGCCGAAAACGCCCAGCGGTAAGATCACTCGCCGAGCCCTACGTGATGCCGCAAGACGGACAGCCCAGGCCGAGAAGACAAGCTCCCGTCTGTAGTGGTTAGACAGCACTTTCACATAGTTTGGCTTGTGTTATTCTGAATAAAAGATCCTCGTTACAGGCTTTAATAGGGTTCATTGCGATGTAGACAGATGCTGGGCAAGACCAAAATTTGGGAGGCAGTTGTATGCCTGCACTAGTATGACTAAGTCGAGACGTAACGCTCGGCACCGAAAGGTTAAACCTTCTTCACAATCCGCGCCACTAATTAATCTCTCTACCACATGCTTCTTGCTCCAATACCGATACGAATTAGTCTGTACGTTATTCAACCATACTCCCCTCCCCGGCCCCGTAATGTCTGCTTTGGGTCGTGTAGACCCGAGGCAAAAAGTTGTTGAAGGCTACCTCGGCTCTTTACGCCTCGTACATAGCATCCCGGCACCGAAGAACACCACGACAGTTACTAGACTGATGGAGCCTCCGATTGGGATGAAATAAATGCGGTAACCCGGTCTAAGTCGGTTGTATTTAACCCAAAATCAGCATATCAACTGCGTGTTTCTTACCCCAATCCCCCCTCCAAACTAGAGTCATCAAAAGTCATTTCCATCAATACCATTGTATTCCAGTCAGCCTAGCTATGGCGCCAGCTCAAACCAAGCAGCAGACCTACGTCCTCGGCGTAGGTCtgaccaagttcatcaagccCCGTGGCCTAAGAGATTACCCTGACATGGGCTACGAGGCTGGACTCAAGGCCCTGCTTGATGCCCAGATCAATTATGACGAGGTCCAGACAGGTATCGCGTGCTTCTGCAACGGCGACTCGGGCTCAGGCCAACGCGTTTTCTATCAGTTCGGCATGACGGGCATCCCTAtatacaacaccaacaacacttGTGCCTCAGGATCGAGCGGTATCTACCTCGCTCGCACCCTGATCGAGAATGGCGCTGCCGACTGCATCCTGGTGGTCGGTTTCGAGAAGATGCAGCCCGGCAGCATCACGAGCCCCTGGACTGATCGATCGCGGCCGACGGAGCTCAGCGGCAAGATGATGGATAAGTTATGGGGAACGGCTCCGGGTTCGCTCA encodes:
- a CDS encoding related to short-chain alcohol dehydrogenase — protein: MSLQAYKPGIIDCTTEVDLSSIRGKSVVITGGAKGMGEDGVRAFVSAGAYVTFGDTDAENGEKLEKELGSNAKFITCDVTSWEDQLAMFRSAIANSPRKCVDIVVANAGISGPDPAFTVEDSEEPTKPELKILAIDLIGVIYTLKLARHYFSKNPLNDESHDRCFIVNASLVGFLDVPGILQYMASKWGCRALMRCVRRTTVVDGVRMNLTGPWYVGTTILSPTVQEYCKSKNIVFAESRDAAAAWLKIASDSSINGRSFAIVPRDMAPKGYFDIGKDDYSEGETLDELQDVLLRTSHRLQVKAEDQ
- a CDS encoding probable phenylacetyl-CoA ligase, producing MRPVQPPKDCSIEEFLLEEKYGRHPIQASLNPFTCGITSKTRTTIEVKQLVSDLAQGLGENLGWHTAPNDQLERVRGGQVNLTYIEIDTVPLAWAIHRLSGIATPASSLSSATELSSQLALSKAKAIFTSPALLQTALKATRATKIPDSHVFIIEPTETTPRTAPSGPFKSVQDLVNLGRTLPLVVQSRWQDSRHVKEQLAFLAFSSGTSGSPVPTIMVNILSNVDTVAKYDLSSSVEIFIGAAPLGPEILVKTRKLFPYWKILQGYGLTEAGAVVSLTRRDDIWLGSSGVPLDEIECRLLSEDGQDLKDLSHPGELVIRSPALASGYFCNEEATQETFQNGWLRTGDLALLKRSPKGNLHLFIVDRIKDLIKVKGMQVSPTELEAHLLLHPGVAEAAVVGIDDPVSGEIPKAFIVPATGGQALSSQDLSSSIKTHVEEHKAKYKWLQGGIEFFQALPKTPSGKITRRALRDAARRTAQAEKTSSRL